From candidate division WOR-3 bacterium, one genomic window encodes:
- a CDS encoding ferritin family protein, translating into MTNKQLLAGLKEAMLTEMAGIEFYTTAAEKTVDVQGREIFALLAEEERKHLEYLKRQYGHLMENSRFEPLNETSRINPAQASPIFSSELTSRLNTAHWEMTALSVGLALEQASIQRYRNLASSTTIPEVQNFFTNLVRWEETHAAALQKQLNQLRDSYWQDAHFAPF; encoded by the coding sequence ATGACTAATAAACAACTCCTTGCCGGTTTAAAAGAGGCGATGCTCACCGAAATGGCAGGAATTGAATTCTACACCACCGCCGCAGAAAAGACCGTTGATGTCCAGGGGCGAGAGATTTTTGCCCTCCTTGCCGAAGAAGAGCGCAAACACCTCGAATACCTGAAACGTCAGTACGGACACCTGATGGAAAACTCCCGTTTTGAACCGCTAAACGAGACTTCTCGTATCAACCCGGCGCAGGCAAGCCCGATTTTTTCTTCTGAACTCACATCCCGGCTGAACACCGCCCACTGGGAAATGACCGCGCTTTCAGTTGGTCTGGCTCTGGAACAGGCTTCTATCCAGCGGTATCGCAATCTGGCATCTTCCACCACCATTCCAGAAGTGCAAAATTTCTTCACAAACCTGGTCCGCTGGGAAGAAACCCATGCGGCAGCATTGCAAAAGCAGTTAAATCAGTTGCGGGACTCCTACTGGCAGGACGCCCACTTTGCGCCCTTTTAA
- the pheT gene encoding phenylalanine--tRNA ligase subunit beta: MPVVAVPLNILSRLTGKMLTPEEIIGLLGELGCDVEGFEPLTNRLKLNLLPARPDMFDVCGLARCLRGYLGVETGLKEYAFDSSGITVQVAKGLEEVRRFIVAAVIKNVRLDEEQVAVLMEMQENLHWGLGRDRRRASIGIYDLSTVAPDFVYRPVAPDGVRFAPLGGVELKGTVPLTPAEILEFHPKGRAYRHLLADYKVYPLLTDSNGKVLSMPPIINSDETKVTEKSRELFVDVTGPDEWAVKKCLAVVAAAFADLGGEVQTVRVVYPAGRADVTPDMTPERMTVNLDDVVAVVGVQLPPDKVVELLRRMRYEVVKESVRPDAMEVLIPAYRVDVLHPWDIVEDVAIAYGYHHLPRKLIPTVTTSRPQAIEEFSQLCRRVLIGLGFIETMTLALTCPEVHFVKLNLQDDGRSVQLENPATVEQTILRRHLFSGLLETFSINTTQPLPQQIFEVGDVFYVDEKAETGTITQRHLAVGMADAKAGFADIKAVIEAVNRELDFTVAFVPSDEMPFIPGRCAVLQTSSGKRVGILGEVHPEVLERFGLTVPLVMAEVDIECLQAERTLPRH, from the coding sequence TTGCCGGTAGTTGCGGTTCCCCTTAACATTCTTTCCCGTCTTACCGGGAAAATGCTGACACCGGAGGAGATTATCGGTCTGCTGGGTGAGTTGGGGTGCGATGTTGAAGGGTTTGAGCCCCTTACCAACAGACTAAAACTGAATCTCCTGCCGGCAAGGCCTGATATGTTTGATGTGTGCGGTCTGGCGCGCTGTTTGCGGGGTTATCTTGGCGTTGAAACGGGGCTGAAGGAATACGCCTTTGACTCTTCTGGGATAACGGTTCAGGTGGCAAAAGGGCTCGAAGAGGTGCGGCGGTTTATTGTGGCGGCGGTGATTAAAAATGTTCGGCTCGATGAAGAACAGGTGGCGGTGTTGATGGAGATGCAGGAAAATCTACACTGGGGTTTAGGCCGAGACCGGCGTCGGGCATCGATTGGCATTTACGACTTGAGCACGGTCGCACCCGATTTTGTCTATCGGCCGGTGGCACCGGATGGCGTAAGGTTTGCACCGCTCGGTGGGGTGGAGTTAAAGGGGACGGTGCCGTTGACGCCAGCCGAGATTCTTGAGTTTCATCCCAAGGGCAGAGCTTACCGGCATCTGTTAGCAGACTATAAGGTTTATCCGCTGCTTACTGACAGCAATGGTAAAGTGCTTTCAATGCCACCGATAATCAACAGTGATGAAACGAAGGTGACAGAAAAGAGTCGGGAACTTTTTGTCGATGTCACCGGCCCGGACGAGTGGGCGGTGAAGAAGTGTCTGGCGGTGGTGGCAGCGGCATTCGCCGATTTAGGGGGTGAGGTACAAACGGTGCGGGTTGTTTATCCTGCTGGTAGAGCGGATGTGACACCGGATATGACGCCGGAACGAATGACGGTTAACCTTGATGATGTGGTTGCGGTCGTTGGCGTGCAACTTCCCCCTGATAAAGTAGTTGAGCTCTTGCGCCGGATGCGCTACGAGGTTGTTAAAGAGAGTGTCCGTCCTGATGCGATGGAAGTTTTAATTCCGGCTTATCGGGTAGATGTACTTCATCCCTGGGACATCGTTGAGGATGTGGCAATCGCCTATGGCTATCACCATCTTCCCCGGAAGTTGATACCGACGGTAACAACCAGTAGACCGCAGGCGATTGAGGAGTTCAGTCAGTTGTGTCGCCGGGTGCTTATCGGGCTGGGGTTTATTGAGACGATGACGCTGGCATTGACCTGTCCCGAGGTCCATTTCGTAAAACTGAACCTGCAGGATGACGGGCGAAGTGTGCAACTGGAAAATCCCGCAACGGTTGAACAGACAATACTCCGCCGGCATCTTTTTTCCGGATTACTGGAGACATTCAGTATCAACACCACCCAGCCTTTGCCCCAGCAGATTTTTGAGGTCGGTGATGTCTTTTATGTTGACGAAAAAGCCGAGACGGGCACAATTACCCAACGGCATCTGGCGGTGGGAATGGCGGACGCCAAAGCCGGTTTTGCCGATATCAAAGCGGTAATTGAGGCGGTGAATCGGGAGCTGGACTTTACGGTTGCATTCGTGCCCAGCGATGAGATGCCTTTCATTCCCGGACGGTGCGCAGTGCTTCAAACCTCCAGTGGCAAGCGGGTTGGTATCTTGGGTGAGGTGCATCCTGAGGTGCTGGAGCGGTTTGGGTTGACGGTGCCGCTGGTTATGGCAGAGGTTGATATTGAATGTTTACAGGCAGAAAGAACTCTGCCGCGCCATTAG
- a CDS encoding thiamine-phosphate pyrophosphorylase has translation MPKRANDLSPAVGRIVDANLNRLSEGLKVIEDITRLTINEPALLNRIRQLRTRFGKEFTRLRRAVVQFRNSKQDPGRSDRFDRLKRQSLNDVLFANFKRTQEAARVLEEVLKIDLPGYARRIKKVRFTLYDLEKATLRAANKINLDLP, from the coding sequence ATGCCAAAAAGGGCAAATGACCTGTCGCCCGCGGTTGGCAGGATTGTTGACGCCAATCTCAACCGGCTAAGCGAAGGACTGAAAGTAATTGAAGACATCACCCGCCTGACAATAAACGAACCCGCCCTTTTAAACCGAATCCGCCAACTGCGTACCAGGTTCGGGAAGGAGTTCACCCGATTGCGCCGTGCGGTCGTGCAATTTCGTAACAGTAAACAGGACCCGGGCCGGAGTGACCGGTTTGACCGCCTGAAACGGCAGAGCCTGAACGATGTCCTGTTTGCCAATTTCAAACGCACCCAGGAGGCGGCACGGGTGCTGGAGGAGGTGTTGAAAATCGACCTCCCCGGCTACGCTCGCAGGATAAAAAAAGTCCGCTTTACCCTCTACGACCTGGAAAAGGCAACACTCCGGGCGGCAAACAAAATTAACCTTGACTTGCCATAG
- the trxA gene encoding thioredoxin — translation MAEEKGLVTHLTDENFDREINNSTVPILVDFWAPWCGPCRMLAPILEKIAARFEGKLKVTKVNVDESPGVAGRFGIMSIPTLILFKEGKETERMVGAMPEGILAEKLTQLLG, via the coding sequence ATGGCAGAAGAGAAAGGTCTGGTAACTCATCTGACCGATGAAAATTTTGACCGCGAAATCAATAACTCCACCGTTCCAATTCTGGTTGATTTCTGGGCACCCTGGTGCGGTCCCTGCCGGATGCTGGCACCGATTCTGGAGAAGATTGCGGCACGGTTTGAGGGTAAATTGAAGGTGACAAAGGTCAATGTGGATGAGAGCCCCGGGGTTGCGGGCAGATTTGGCATTATGAGCATCCCGACCCTGATTTTGTTTAAAGAAGGCAAGGAGACCGAGCGGATGGTTGGAGCAATGCCCGAGGGGATTCTGGCAGAGAAACTGACGCAGTTGCTGGGTTAA
- a CDS encoding zinc-ribbon domain-containing protein, with product MRCPHCGEPVRPGQETCFACGEKLRTRHFRRQQNFDVRIVIFGVALLVVGLVGFLIVQLGGRAAVTKDGNRKPIKQVSGNKSRKPALKHDTTSGLSADTIRSVTDAVEVARAKEQLERLKKRYETVKGQVLGESPTPEQRDLMALIDRELTLFQRKIGEFAGSLTAQRKQALEKEIAAQQREINNLISKFSRAPKNR from the coding sequence ATGCGTTGTCCTCATTGTGGTGAACCGGTGCGGCCCGGTCAAGAGACCTGTTTTGCCTGTGGTGAGAAGTTAAGAACAAGACATTTTCGCCGCCAGCAAAACTTTGATGTTCGGATTGTGATTTTCGGCGTGGCGCTGTTGGTTGTCGGGCTGGTGGGTTTTTTGATTGTTCAGTTAGGAGGGCGCGCTGCGGTTACAAAAGACGGCAATCGTAAACCTATCAAGCAAGTTTCCGGAAATAAATCCCGTAAGCCCGCATTGAAGCATGATACGACAAGCGGGCTATCAGCGGATACGATACGATCGGTGACCGATGCGGTAGAGGTGGCGCGGGCAAAAGAACAGCTGGAGCGCCTGAAAAAGCGCTACGAGACGGTGAAAGGTCAGGTTCTTGGTGAAAGTCCAACGCCCGAACAAAGGGATTTGATGGCGTTGATTGACCGGGAGTTGACTCTCTTTCAGCGGAAGATAGGTGAGTTTGCCGGTTCGTTAACCGCCCAACGCAAACAGGCGCTCGAGAAGGAGATTGCCGCGCAACAGCGGGAAATCAACAACTTGATTTCCAAATTTTCGCGCGCACCGAAAAACCGTTAA
- a CDS encoding transporter has translation MKLIKPAVLVLFFLTADVQATPLIIRTGAVNKPFQVLAWATLTYYQNNQLYDWTNNRFNKFDPSLNVLSADILASLGLPFKIELGGVVPIMDKKQGELHSSGIGDVLVVARYGFLQFPLLPVKGALSIGASLPTGDKDAAPALGDGSTDFAAALAFNTTKLLFLVGHLRGAYWLNGKTNDSTKLGNMFEYMAGLDFPVIPKLTPQVALTGYWQDQKRVNGTPVANSELSRTNLTFLLMYQPLPLLTVRPKFSLPLKSMSKGGGIADYYLGLDIWTTLP, from the coding sequence ATGAAACTGATAAAACCGGCTGTTCTTGTCCTGTTTTTTCTAACCGCTGATGTTCAGGCAACACCCCTTATCATTCGCACCGGCGCGGTCAACAAGCCTTTTCAGGTCCTCGCCTGGGCAACACTGACCTATTACCAGAACAATCAGTTGTACGACTGGACGAACAACCGCTTCAACAAATTTGACCCGAGCCTTAATGTCCTGTCCGCGGACATCCTCGCCAGCCTCGGGCTGCCCTTCAAAATTGAACTGGGTGGGGTTGTGCCGATTATGGACAAAAAGCAGGGTGAACTCCATTCGAGCGGTATCGGCGATGTGCTCGTCGTTGCCCGCTACGGCTTTTTGCAGTTTCCGCTCCTGCCGGTCAAAGGTGCCCTGTCCATTGGTGCCTCGCTTCCTACCGGTGACAAAGACGCAGCGCCCGCACTTGGTGACGGCTCAACCGACTTTGCCGCGGCGCTGGCATTCAACACTACCAAACTTTTATTTCTCGTCGGCCATTTGCGCGGTGCCTACTGGCTCAACGGCAAAACGAACGACTCGACAAAACTGGGCAATATGTTTGAATATATGGCGGGTCTGGACTTTCCGGTCATCCCCAAACTCACCCCGCAGGTAGCGCTTACCGGCTACTGGCAGGACCAAAAAAGGGTCAACGGTACACCCGTTGCCAACAGCGAATTGAGCCGAACCAATTTAACCTTCCTCCTTATGTACCAGCCGCTGCCCCTACTCACCGTTCGGCCCAAGTTCAGCCTGCCCTTGAAATCAATGTCAAAAGGTGGTGGTATCGCCGACTACTATCTTGGGCTGGACATCTGGACGACGCTGCCTTAG
- the recA gene encoding recombinase RecA: MAKEEKVKALSSALGQIEKQFGKGAVMRLGEEGAVIDIDVIPTGSLAMDMVLGVGGVPKGRIVEIFGPESSGKTTLALEIIAQCQKLGGTAAFIDAEHALDPKYAEKLGVNLKDLLVSQPDSGEQALEIAELLTRSGGLDLFVIDSVAALVPRAEIEGEMGDAFVGVQARLMSQALRKLAGVIHKSRTCAIFTNQIRHKIGVMFGNPETTPGGLALKFYATVRLDVRRIAALKKGEQVIGSRTKVRVVKNKIAPPFREAEFDIIYGEGISREGELIDIGVEQGIIDKSGAWFTYGTTKLGQGRDAAVEFLKSHKDVATRIETALREKLKLGRPKFKDEDNRAQAPKKK; the protein is encoded by the coding sequence ATGGCAAAAGAAGAAAAGGTTAAGGCGCTGAGCAGTGCGCTCGGTCAGATTGAAAAGCAGTTTGGTAAAGGGGCGGTAATGCGTCTGGGCGAAGAGGGCGCAGTCATTGACATCGATGTTATCCCCACCGGCTCTCTGGCGATGGATATGGTTTTAGGAGTTGGCGGTGTTCCCAAAGGTCGCATCGTTGAGATTTTTGGTCCCGAATCCTCGGGCAAAACAACCCTTGCCCTTGAAATCATCGCCCAGTGTCAGAAATTGGGTGGCACCGCCGCCTTCATCGACGCCGAGCATGCCCTGGACCCGAAATATGCCGAAAAACTTGGTGTCAACCTCAAAGACCTTCTGGTCTCCCAGCCCGATTCCGGCGAACAGGCGCTGGAAATCGCCGAACTCCTCACCCGCTCTGGTGGCTTGGACCTGTTTGTCATTGACTCGGTTGCCGCGCTCGTGCCCCGCGCCGAGATTGAGGGCGAGATGGGCGACGCCTTTGTTGGTGTTCAGGCAAGATTGATGTCCCAGGCGTTACGCAAACTGGCGGGCGTCATCCACAAATCCCGCACCTGTGCCATCTTCACCAATCAGATTCGGCACAAGATTGGCGTGATGTTCGGCAATCCGGAGACGACACCGGGCGGACTGGCATTGAAGTTCTACGCTACGGTGCGGCTTGATGTCCGGCGCATCGCTGCGCTCAAAAAGGGTGAACAGGTAATTGGCTCCCGCACCAAGGTTCGGGTGGTGAAAAACAAAATCGCCCCGCCCTTCCGCGAGGCAGAATTTGACATCATCTACGGCGAAGGCATCTCCCGGGAAGGAGAACTGATCGACATCGGTGTTGAACAGGGTATCATCGACAAATCCGGTGCCTGGTTCACCTACGGCACCACAAAACTGGGTCAAGGCCGGGATGCGGCGGTTGAGTTTCTTAAAAGCCATAAAGATGTTGCCACCCGGATAGAAACCGCCCTAAGAGAAAAATTAAAACTCGGCCGTCCTAAGTTCAAGGATGAAGATAACCGGGCTCAAGCCCCAAAGAAGAAGTAA
- a CDS encoding DUF4097 family beta strand repeat-containing protein encodes MRNRLFLIGGGAIFALTCVLAYRLELPELHTKPAQLVSMLNVTSHNGAVTANTTADTLVAVLVTRYAYGRDSSDARRRVEQVVITDTLVGDSWMLNAEIPAATQPIGAVFDIQAPRTVDLNITTSNGKVTVNGFEADVGVVTTNSPVIFTGTKGDGTIITTNGKVTVQVHSGAMTVQTSNGEIDCDIAYLPATKSVQLTTTNAKVTLRLPPDVSALVTATTTNGTVVVTGYQVEYLEQSRSRIRAKIGSGASTININTTNGDILIQSRY; translated from the coding sequence ATGAGAAACCGGTTGTTTTTAATTGGTGGCGGTGCGATTTTTGCCCTGACCTGTGTTCTTGCCTACCGGCTGGAACTACCCGAATTGCATACCAAGCCAGCACAGCTGGTGTCAATGCTAAATGTTACCAGTCACAACGGTGCGGTAACGGCAAACACCACCGCGGATACCCTTGTTGCGGTGTTGGTAACCCGTTACGCCTATGGCAGAGACAGTAGCGATGCCCGCAGGCGTGTTGAGCAGGTTGTTATCACCGATACGCTGGTCGGGGATAGCTGGATGCTCAATGCAGAAATTCCCGCCGCGACCCAGCCAATCGGTGCGGTTTTTGACATTCAAGCCCCGCGCACCGTTGATTTGAACATCACGACGAGCAACGGTAAGGTTACGGTGAACGGTTTTGAAGCCGATGTTGGGGTGGTCACAACCAATAGCCCGGTAATTTTCACCGGGACAAAGGGTGATGGCACAATCATCACGACCAACGGCAAGGTCACGGTGCAGGTCCATTCCGGGGCAATGACCGTTCAGACATCAAACGGGGAAATAGATTGTGATATCGCCTATCTACCGGCAACGAAGTCGGTGCAGTTGACAACCACCAATGCCAAGGTTACGCTGCGTCTTCCCCCTGATGTTTCGGCGCTGGTTACGGCGACGACGACAAACGGTACGGTGGTGGTCACCGGTTATCAGGTAGAGTATCTGGAACAGAGTAGAAGCCGAATCCGGGCGAAGATTGGCTCGGGTGCTTCAACAATCAACATCAACACAACAAACGGCGACATTTTAATTCAGTCCCGTTATTAA
- a CDS encoding TonB-dependent receptor, with protein MKKFLTTFIVLAGAAVCFSQPRSGMGSLPRTGIIRGQVTDAQEGIPIEYANVVLYRMRDTTQRWMAGMDTNRVVSGTVTDAQGRFVLRELPPGRFYLEVSFIGYKTRRVEDIRLAPDGNIDLGRLTIEPAVISMPGAEVTADKPRIEYKIDKKIINVAQDPALQSGTAVDALEKAPAVKVDIEGNVTLRGLSSFTVLVDGKPSVVDGSEALQQIPASTIERIEIVTNPSAKFDPEGKAGIINVILKKQRASGLSGVLNLNLGNNASYGGNLLLTLRQGIATFYFSPNFNQMNFPGNRVVNRWVERDGIRYFSSSTGTMNFGRQFYGIRIGADFQPNANNYLSLGTRLGGMAGTRSQEADYEEWRSGAEDTTRYRGVTSSTDRHPQVSAYLEANHNFGKKDHKATVRLNYSGNWRNGSDWSENRIGDSVFDGKMTTDTRNGNRLDWKLDYSLPLREKDRLEAGYQARLRRMSQRTTFAQFNPATGGYESLAQYSHRIIQGDDAQAIYSSYSLNWHDFGAMLGLRTEFTGRSTTVDSAAMTPVYRWDFFPSAHLSYSFPQERQVMASYTRRIDRPRGWDLTPETTWMDANNVRTGNPALLPEFIDSYEAGLVFPLGKHRISLDGYYRVTHNVIERFQRVWQGAVLLNTVENVGTEYALGSEFNLDFAPFSFWNITLNGDIYDQRLRTVLPEAQSTAGFNWEGGITTDFTLPTMTRIQLSARYESPHATVQGKESGRIWTSAGVRQVLFNRQLLLSLSVRDIFAQSLHESENQGENFYSYHRFARRAPTVALALTYNFNNYKPERRRQNQDNGDEELMRPYDEY; from the coding sequence ATGAAAAAGTTTCTGACAACTTTTATCGTTTTAGCCGGGGCGGCGGTGTGTTTTAGCCAGCCCCGCAGTGGTATGGGGTCATTGCCGAGAACTGGAATCATCCGGGGTCAGGTGACTGATGCCCAAGAGGGAATTCCGATTGAGTATGCGAATGTGGTGCTTTACCGGATGCGCGACACAACTCAGCGGTGGATGGCGGGGATGGACACCAACCGGGTGGTGAGCGGAACCGTCACTGACGCCCAGGGCCGTTTTGTTCTGCGCGAGTTGCCACCGGGCCGGTTCTACCTTGAGGTTTCGTTTATCGGCTACAAGACCCGAAGGGTAGAAGACATCCGGCTTGCTCCGGATGGCAATATCGATCTGGGACGGTTGACAATTGAACCGGCGGTAATCTCGATGCCCGGTGCCGAGGTGACGGCGGATAAGCCGCGGATTGAATACAAGATTGACAAAAAGATTATCAATGTGGCGCAAGACCCGGCGTTGCAGTCGGGAACAGCGGTTGATGCGCTGGAAAAGGCGCCCGCGGTGAAGGTTGATATTGAAGGGAATGTTACGCTACGGGGACTTTCCAGTTTCACGGTTCTGGTTGATGGCAAGCCATCGGTAGTTGATGGTAGTGAAGCGCTGCAACAGATTCCGGCGTCAACGATTGAGCGAATTGAGATTGTGACCAACCCTTCGGCGAAGTTTGACCCGGAGGGCAAGGCGGGAATTATCAATGTAATTCTGAAAAAGCAGCGGGCCAGCGGTTTAAGCGGGGTTTTGAATCTGAACCTCGGGAACAACGCCAGTTACGGCGGGAATTTGCTCCTGACCCTGCGCCAGGGTATCGCCACATTTTATTTCAGCCCGAACTTTAACCAGATGAACTTTCCCGGTAACAGAGTTGTTAACCGCTGGGTCGAAAGGGACGGAATCAGGTACTTCAGCAGTTCCACCGGCACGATGAACTTTGGTCGGCAGTTTTACGGCATCAGAATTGGTGCCGACTTTCAGCCGAATGCCAACAACTACCTGAGCCTCGGCACCCGGTTGGGAGGAATGGCGGGAACGCGCTCCCAGGAGGCAGATTACGAGGAGTGGCGATCAGGGGCTGAAGACACTACGAGGTACCGGGGAGTTACATCTTCGACGGACAGACACCCTCAGGTGTCGGCTTACCTTGAGGCAAACCACAACTTCGGTAAGAAGGACCATAAGGCGACAGTAAGGTTGAACTACAGCGGTAACTGGCGTAACGGGTCGGATTGGTCTGAAAACCGGATTGGGGATAGCGTTTTTGACGGCAAGATGACGACTGATACCCGGAATGGCAACCGTTTAGACTGGAAACTGGATTACAGTTTGCCCTTGCGGGAAAAGGACCGGTTGGAAGCCGGTTACCAGGCACGGTTAAGGCGCATGAGCCAGCGGACGACATTCGCCCAGTTTAATCCGGCGACCGGCGGTTATGAGTCGCTGGCGCAGTACAGCCACAGAATAATTCAGGGTGATGATGCTCAGGCGATTTATTCCAGTTACAGTTTAAACTGGCACGATTTCGGCGCGATGCTGGGCTTGCGCACCGAGTTCACGGGCCGGAGCACAACCGTTGACAGCGCGGCGATGACGCCGGTATATCGCTGGGACTTTTTCCCCAGCGCTCATCTCTCATACAGTTTTCCCCAGGAACGGCAGGTGATGGCAAGTTATACCAGAAGGATTGACCGGCCGCGGGGCTGGGATTTGACTCCGGAAACGACCTGGATGGATGCCAACAATGTGCGAACTGGCAACCCGGCTCTTTTACCCGAGTTTATCGACTCCTATGAGGCAGGGCTGGTTTTCCCGCTAGGAAAACACCGGATATCTCTTGACGGTTACTATCGAGTAACGCACAATGTGATTGAGCGGTTCCAGCGGGTGTGGCAGGGTGCGGTGCTGCTCAACACGGTGGAAAATGTCGGTACCGAGTATGCGCTTGGTTCGGAGTTCAATCTTGACTTTGCCCCATTTTCTTTCTGGAACATCACCCTGAACGGTGACATCTACGACCAGCGACTCAGAACCGTGCTGCCGGAAGCCCAGAGCACCGCGGGCTTTAACTGGGAGGGAGGAATAACTACCGATTTTACTTTGCCAACAATGACCCGGATTCAGCTCTCAGCCCGATACGAGAGCCCGCACGCCACCGTCCAGGGAAAAGAATCCGGTCGTATCTGGACCAGTGCCGGAGTCCGGCAGGTGCTCTTCAACCGGCAACTTTTGTTGAGTCTGTCGGTCCGGGATATCTTTGCCCAATCGTTGCACGAGAGCGAGAATCAGGGGGAAAATTTTTACTCTTATCACCGTTTTGCCCGCCGGGCGCCAACCGTTGCGCTTGCACTAACCTATAACTTTAACAACTACAAACCGGAAAGAAGGCGCCAGAACCAGGATAACGGTGATGAGGAGCTGATGCGTCCTTACGACGAGTACTGA
- a CDS encoding RecX family transcriptional regulator — MKITGLKPQRRSKKRVSVFVDGEFAFSLDRETVKQFRLKEGARVDARLLEDVVLAEQLRKCREYALLLLSYRARSEKELRERLEKKGWTPAVIEAVIKKFKETGLVDDEKLARRYVQDRITIGHKGKWRIQQELTKIGIAKELINRALVAAPDETAAAQMVLEHFLPRYRKLDGKTKKRRLAGILARRGFALETINRLLEELPL; from the coding sequence ATGAAGATAACCGGGCTCAAGCCCCAAAGAAGAAGTAAAAAAAGGGTTTCGGTATTCGTTGACGGCGAATTCGCCTTCTCCCTTGACCGGGAAACCGTAAAACAGTTCCGGCTCAAAGAAGGGGCACGGGTTGATGCCCGACTCCTGGAAGATGTCGTTCTCGCCGAACAACTCCGCAAATGCCGGGAGTATGCCCTGCTCCTCCTTTCCTACCGGGCACGGTCGGAAAAAGAACTCCGGGAAAGGCTGGAGAAGAAAGGCTGGACCCCGGCGGTAATTGAAGCGGTTATTAAAAAGTTTAAGGAAACCGGGCTGGTGGATGACGAAAAACTGGCGCGGCGCTATGTCCAGGACCGCATTACCATCGGACACAAAGGCAAATGGCGCATCCAGCAGGAACTGACAAAAATCGGCATCGCAAAAGAACTGATCAACCGCGCCCTCGTCGCGGCACCGGACGAAACAGCGGCAGCACAGATGGTGTTAGAGCACTTCCTGCCCCGGTACCGGAAACTGGACGGGAAGACAAAAAAACGCCGCCTTGCCGGTATCCTTGCCCGCCGCGGCTTTGCCCTCGAAACGATTAACCGCCTCCTTGAAGAGTTACCACTCTGA